A genomic segment from Oncorhynchus clarkii lewisi isolate Uvic-CL-2024 chromosome 14, UVic_Ocla_1.0, whole genome shotgun sequence encodes:
- the LOC139366539 gene encoding copper-transporting ATPase 1-like, giving the protein MTLKVKLSSVCLGVEGMTCTSCVQSIEQRIGGLPGVVHIKVSLELKNASIIFDHSHHTPESLAEAVEDMGFDSILSDTTTSSVVLTETQLVPIPALLTPEAQQEALTRLAQLQGVLEVQENKDQRGVSVTFIPALISVVQLGEVVSSLAPLLEVPTSNSPTEETLVSVPAPATVLATVTVSAPATSSQPQLVKMRIEGMVCLSCTTTIEGKIGKLKGVEKIKVVLDSQEATVLYLPYLITIDDIIAQIAKAGFKATPKSKPRPLQLSVSEMERLLSAALSPPPPVECSTEDSEVSTDSAQTTLRVTGMHCRSCVVNIQDNISKLAGVTSIEVLLESESASIHYDPGRVTVSGLQQAIEALPPGTFKTQPWSSTSGGVSTTSTTPPPSSQAGLSSTQPCYSQPLTTTALIHIEGMTCGFCVQSIEGMLSQRKGVRSAKVSLANHRGAFEYDPLLTQPEELREAIEDMGFDAFLPETNSLLTVPVISPPSPPSLSPSLAPVKEKELDSDTERGAAQCVKGAPNTLAKCFIQIGGMTCASCVANIERNLKNEHGIYSVLVALMASKAEVRYNPEVMDPLKIAEYVRELGFTASVMENYEGSDGSLELVVRGMTCASCVHKIESSLMKENGIVYASVALATNKAHIKYDPEVTGPRDVIKLIENLGFEASLVKRDRTGSHLDHSREITQWRKSFLVSLFFCVPVMGMMTYMIIVDHQISMSHQHNATAQDREHYHSTMFLERQLLPGLSIMNLISFLFCVPVQFIGGRYFYTQAYKALKHKTANMDVLIVLATSIAFTYSVVILMVAMIERAKVNPITFFDTPPMLFVFISLGRWLEQIAKSKTSEALSKLMSLQASEATVVTLNTDMSVLSEEQVDVELVQRGDVVRVVPGGKFPVDGRVIEGHSMADESLITGEAMPVTKKPGSSVIAGSINQNGSLLVSATHVGLDTTLSQIVKLVEEAQTSKAPIQQFADKISGYFVPFIVGVSLLTLFAWILIGFVDFPLVEKYFPGYDKSISKAEAVIRFAFQASITVLCIACPCSLGLATPTAVMVGTGVGAQNGILIKGGEPLEMAHKIQTVVFDKTGTITYGAPKVIQVKIVVEGNRMPRSRLLAIVGTAENNSEHPLGAAITKYCKRELGTESLGACTDFQAVPGCGIRCQVSNTETLLRQHQEDSDSEDNNQGNGVLLQISDSRTRPGSHPLIMDPQPLNLVQTASYVVLIGNREWMRRNGLQIRPDVDETMNEHERRGRTAVLVAVDSLLCAMIAIADTVKPEAELAVYTLQAMGLEVILMTGDNSKTARAIAAQVGIRKVFAEVLPSHKVAKVEQLQQAGKRVAMVGDGVNDSPALAMADVGIAIGTGTDVAIEAADVVLIRNDLLDVVASIDLSKKTVKRIRINFVFALVYNLVGIPIAAGVFMPVGLVLQPWMGSAAMALSSVSVVLSSLLLKCYTKPSAELLESRLGSQKRDAASLSDVSVHIGMGELRRSSPKLSLLDRVVNFSRASINSLQSKHSLNSMALSEPDKHSLLVGEALCEEEFV; this is encoded by the exons GTGTCTCTGGAGCTGAAGAATGCCAGCATCATCTTCGACCACAGCCATCACACCCCAGAGTCCCTGGCTGAGGCTGTGGAGGACATGGGGTTTGACTCCATCCTCTCAGACACTACCACTTCCTCCGTGGTGCTCACGGAGACCCAGCTGGTCCCCATCCCAGCCCTTCTCACCCCCGAAGCCCAACAGGAGGCTCTGACCAGGCTAGCTCAGCTCCAGGGGGTCCTAGAGGTCCAGGAGAACAAGGACCAGAGGGGGGTGTCTGTTACCTTCATCCCTGCCCTGATCAGTGTAGTGCAGCTGGGGGAGGTGGTTAGTAGCTTGGCCCCACTCCTGGAGGTCCCTACATCCAATAGCCCAACAGAGGAAACTCTGGTCTCAGTCCCAGCTCCTGCCACAGTTTTAGCCACAGTCACAGTGTCAGCCCCGGCCACATCCTCACAGCCTCAGCTGGTGAAGATGCGGATCGAGGGCATGGTCTGTCTGTCCTGCACCACCACCATCGAAGGGAAGATTGGCAAGCTCAAAGGAGTTGAGAAAATCAAAG TGGTTCTAGACTCCCAGGAGGCCACTGTTCTCTACCTGCCGTACCTCATCACTATCGACGACATCATCGCCCAGATCGCCAAGGCAGGCTTCAAAGCCACACCCAAGTCCAAGCCCCGCCCCCTGCAGCTGTCCGTCAGTGAGATGGAGCGGTTGCTAAGCGCTGCCCTATCACCCCCACCGCCAGTGGAATGTTCCACCGAGGATTCTGAGGTGTCCACAGACTCGGCCCAGACTACCCTCAGGGTGACGGGCATGCACTGCCGCTCCTGTGTAGTAAACATCCAGGATAACATCTCCAAGCTGGCTGGGGTGACCTCCATAGAGGTATTGTTGGAGAGCGAGAGCGCCTCCATCCACTACGACCCAGGGAGAGTGACTGTGTCTGGGCTACAGCAAGCCATCGAGGCCCTGCCACCGGGGACGTTTAAAACCCAACCCTGGAGCTCTACCTCTGGAGGTGTTAGCACTACATCCACCACACCGCCACCGTCGTCCCAGGCTGGCCTCTCCTCCACCCAGCCCTGCTACAGCCAGCCTCTGACGACCACGGCCCTAATCCATATCGAGGGGATGACCTGTGGGTTCTGTGTTCAGTCCATCGAGGGGATGCTTTCTCAGAGGAAAGGGGTGCGGTCAGCCAAAGTGTCGCTGGCCAATCACAGAGGGGCGTTTGAGTACGACCCTCTCCTCACCCAACCAGAGGAGCTCAGAGAGGCCATCGAGGACATGGGATTTGATGCCTTCCTGCCTG AAACCAACTCCCTGTTGACCGTCCCGGTTATCAGTCCCCCCTCGCCCccttccctgtccccttccctcgCCCCTGTCAAGGAGAAGGAGCTGGACAGCGACACAGAGAGGGGCGCTGCACAGTGTGTTAAGGGGGCCCCAAACACCCTCGCTAAATGCTTCATCCAGATTGGTGGAATGACCTGTGCGTCCTGTGTGGCCAACATTGAGAGGAACCTGAAGAATGAACATG GTATCTACTCTGTGCTGGTGGCCCTGATGGCTAGTAAGGCTGAGGTCCGTTATAACCCTGAGGTGATGGACCCTCTGAAGATAGCAGAGTATGTCAGAGAGTTGGGCTTCACTGCTTCTGTCATGGAGAACTATGAGGGTTCTGATGGAAGTCTGGAACTTGTG gTCAGGGGAATGACTTGTGCCTCCTGCGTTCACAAAATAGAGTCCAGCCTGATGAAAGAGAACGGTATCGTCTACGCCTCCGTTGCCCTGGCAACCAACAAAGCCCACATCAAGTACGACCCGGAGGTGACGGGACCGAGAGACGTCATCAAACTCATAGAg AACTTGGGCTTCGAGGCATCTCTGGTGAAGAGGGATCGTACCGGCAGTCACCTGGACCACAGCAGAGAAATCACACA aTGGAGGAAGTCGTTCCTGGTCAGCCTGTTCTTCTGCGTCCCAGTCATGGGGATGATGACCTACATGATCATAGTAGATCACCAGATCAGCATGTCTCACCAGCACAACGCCACCGCACAGGACCGGGAACACTATCACTCcaccatgttcctggagagacagCTGCTACCAGGCCTCTCCATAATGAACCTGATTTCATTCCTCTTCTGTGTCCCTGTACAG TTTATTGGCGGGCGCTACTTCTACACCCAAGCCTACAAGGCCCTGAAACACAAAACAGCCAACATGGACGTGCTCATCGTGCTGGCCACCTCCATAGCCTTCACCTACTCCGTGGTCATCCTCATGGTCGCCATGATAGAGAGGGCAAAGGTCAACCCCATCACCTTCTTTGACACGCCCCCCATGCTCTTTGTCTTCATCTCCCTGGGGCGCTGGTTGGAGCAGATCGCCAAG aGTAAGACGTCAGAGGCTCTGTCCAAGCTGATGTCCCTCCAGGCCAGCGAGGCCACGGTGGTCACGCTCAACACGGACATGTCTGTACTCAG TGAGGAGCAGGTAGATGTTGAGCTGGTCCAGAGAGGAGACGTGGTCAGGGTTGTTCCTGGAGGGAAGTTCCCCGTAGACGGGAGGGTCATCGAGGGACACAGCATGGCTGACGAGTCTCTCATCACAG GCGAGGCCATGCCGGTGACTAAGAAGCCAGGCAGCTCAGTGATAGCTGGCTCTATCAACCAGAACGGCTCTCTGCTCGTCAGTGCTACACACGTGGGCCTGgacacaaccctgtctcagaTAGTTAAACTAGTGGAGGAGGCTCAGACATCTAAG GCTCCCATCCAGCAGTTTGCAGATAAGATCAGTGGCTACTTTGTCCCGTTCATCGTTggggtctctctcctcactctgttcGCCTGGATCCTCATTGGCTTTGTCGACTTTCCACTGGTGGAGAAATACTTCCCT GGCTATGATAAGAGCATCTCCAAGGCAGAAGCTGTGATCAGGTTTGCCTTCCAGGCCTCCATCACGGTGCTGTGTATCGCCTGCCCCTGCTCTCTGGGCCTGGCAACCCCGACAGCTGTGATGGTGGGCACGGGGGTGGGCGCTCAGAACGGTATCCTCATCAAGGGAGGGGAACCACTAGAGATGGCACACAAG ATCCAGACAGTGGTGTTTGATAAGACGGGTACCATCACCTACGGAGCTCCTAAAGTCATCCAGGTGAAGATCGTAGTGGAGGGGAACAGGATGCCTCGCTCCCGTCTGCTGGCCATCGTAGGGACTGCAGAGAACAACAGTGAACACCCGCTGGGAGCTGCCATTACCAAGTACTGTAAACGG gagCTGGGGACAGAGTCCCTTGGTGCGTGTACTGACTTCCAGGCTGTGCCAGGCTGTGGAATACGATGCCAG gtcAGTAACACAGAGACCCTGCTGAGACAACATCAAGAGGACAGTGACAGTGAAGACAACAACCAGGGAAACGGTGTTCTGCTCCAGATCAGTGACTCCAGAACCCGGCCAGGATCACACCCCCTCATCATGGACCCGCAGCCTCTCA ACCTGGTGCAGACAGCATCCTACGTGGTGTTGATAGGGAACAGGGAGTGGATGAGGAGGAACGGACTGCAGATCAGACCTGATGTGGACGAGACCATGAATGAACATGAACGCAGAGGACGCACTGCTGTACTGGTGGCAGTCGACA gtcttCTATGTGCCATGATAGCCATAGCAGACACCGTGAAGCCTGAGGCAGAGTTGGCGGTATACACGCTGCAGGCCATGGGGCTGGAGGTGATTCTGATGACTGGAGACAACAGCAAGACGGCACGGGCCATCGCTGCTCAG gTGGGCATCAGGAAGGTGTTTGCGGAGGTGCTGCCGTCCCACAAGGTGGCCAAGGTAGAGCAGCTGCAGCAGGCAGGGAAGAGGGTGGCCATGGTGGGTGACGGGGTCAACGACTCGCCCGCTCTGGCCATGGCAGACGTTGGCATCGCCATAGGAACTGGCACTGACGTGGCCATAGAGGCAGCTGACGTGGTGCTGATCAGG AATGACCTGCTGGATGTGGTGGCGAGTATTGACCTGTCCAAGAAGACCGTCAAGAGAATCAGGATCAACTTTGTGTTTGCTCTGGTCTATAACCTGGTGGGGATCCCTATCGCTGCTGGGGTGTTCATGCCTGTTGGTCTGGTTCTCCAGCCGTGGATGGGTTCTGCTGCCAtggccctctcctctgtctctgtggtgCTGTCCTCTTTACTACTTAAATG CTACACTAAGCCCAGCGCTGAGCTGCTGGAGTCTCGTCTGGGCAGTCAGAAGAGAGACGCTGCAAGCCTATCAGACGTCAGTGTACACATCGGCATGGGCGAGCTGCGCCGTTCCTCCCCCAAGCTGAGCCTATTGGACCGCGTCGTTAACTTCAGCCGCGCCTCCATCAACTCCCTCCAATCAAAGCACTCCCTGAACAGCATGGCCCTCAGCGAACCCGACAAACACTCATTGCTGGTGGGGGAGGCCCTCTGCGAGGAGGAGTTTGTCTGA